The genomic stretch AAAAGACAACAGAGAAGTCTCGTTTGTCTTGGAGACTTTGGAACGCCCATGTCCCTATGCATGGATTTCACCGTATTTTTATCGCACCCAGCGGCCGAGGAAGACGCCGCCGCACTTCTTTtgaggacaaaaaaaaaaaaattgggacCTGAAGTGCACAATTTCTCGATCTCCCACAGCCGCAAAATCAGGGGACGGAGACGCTGATTTGTACGCTCGGGCGCTCAGCTAGGAATAGGATGGCATGGTCCCTTTGTCTTTTGCTAACTGGGAGCTTTGCGACCCCAGTCACAGGCCActctggccgccgccgccggaggcaTGTGATGAGAAACAAGCCCACATGTCCATGTGaactcatccatcccatcgaggccttgtttagttggcaaaaatttaggtttttgactactgtagcactttcgtttttatttgacaaacattatctaattatggagtaactaggctcaaaagattcatctcacaaattacaggtaaactgtacaattagtttttattttcgtctatatttaatgatccatgtatacgaccaaagattcgatgtgacaggaaatcttgaaaatttttgcgaactaaacaaggcccgaatctttggacacatgaatgaaacattaaatgtagataaaaaaaataaactaattacacagtttagttgagaatcgcgagacgaatcttttaagcctagttacttcatgattagccttaagtgctacagtaacccacatatgctaatgacagattagttatgcttaataaatttgtcttgcagtttcctgacgagctatgtaatttgtttttttattagtttctaaaaacccttcatgacatccttccgacacatccgatgcaATCAAAACAGACCCTGATCCGTGACGGCCCTCTCTCTCGTGCCAGTGTCCCGCGCTTACTACACTACAATTAATACAGCGAGGCAAAGCCGAGACCGAGAGGATGACGATGATGGCATGGCGCCGGGGCAGTCGTCACCAATCATCACGATCCAACGACCTGGTTGGTGCGATCACGCGCCCATCTCGTCCGGTCTAATGATAGGAGCAAACGAAGAGCCGAAATCCGCCCACAGACAAACGACATGCCACTACGAACGCCAGGATGGAGTTTGCGCAGGGATGCTGggtggtggactggtggtgCTGGCCGCGGCCGGTGGGCTACCGCCATGTGCCACCAGGTCTCGTATTGGCAAGGCTGCAAAGCAGCAACTGCAGCTGATGCTGAGACGTGAACCGAGCCGGAGTCCCTTGCGCCTGTGCACTCGAGTACGTGTACATGGCAATTGGCAAGCGACAACGGAAAGACGTCGTCGTGGCCGTGGCCGCCTTCACTCCCAAGCGAATCAGCAAACAACAAGGCGATCGTGGGCGGTCTCGTGATCCAAGCCGCTAGCTCGTGCAGGGCCATTGTGCCAACGTGATGCCGCGCGCACGCGACCCTGCAGAGGGAATGAGCAGCCTCGCCAACTTTTTTTAATGATCGGCGCCTCGGCCGCACCCGCCGCAGCACATCCGGCTCGCCTCGGATACGGGTCAAGGCGAGGGAATGAGCAGATCCAGTGGTGGATGAGCTCGTTGTCGGCGTGGATCTGATTCTTGACGAATCTGATGGGATCATAAAGTTGGCTGCTCGGATGTTCCTGAATTCTGAAACATCGGTGGGTGGCAACGTGGTATGGGGCAGCAGTATAGAGTTGAAGTATCCGATGTCTGTGTGAGTGTGACTTTGGGAAGCCTGACGAAGCGTATTGGAAGCAAAGCAAGCGAGGTGTATTATTGCGGAGACTCGGAGTCGGACTATAGGTAGAGGAAACAATAATACAATGCAGCATGTACATGCTCAGCATTGTTTATCTGGACCATCCAAATATGCTATGAGATTCGTGCTGCTACACTTCTCGAAGGCCTTGTCCAGTTCCCAAATCTTTTAGATTTTAGATACTATTTcggttttatttaataattattgttcaaacatagattaactaggcttaaaaatttTTTCTCgcaatttatagataaactatgtaattaatttttatttttatttaatattttatgtatttgtcataagattcgatgtaaaaagttttgggtttgatttttaggtgaactaaacaaggccagtatGCCACCATAGTTTGAGGAGGGTCTCGTAGATGAAATGGAGCAAGGCAGTAGAGTAGATCAGAGGAAAAGACATGACGATTACAGAAACCACTCTGCAAAATGTATCGTCAAGCATGCCATTTGCCAAAGCACATCGTCAGACACGCCTCTGAAATTCTGAAAAGTCAAAAGCTACTGGCATTTCCTTGGACAAAGTTAACGGAAGGTGGCAGCGGCAGTACGTAGCTCTGCTTCTGAACCACCATGCCCTACAGCTAACTGCTCCATTACCATCTAAACTGGATTAGCGCGAAGGCTTTCGAAGGGAAATAGCGCGAgatcacacacacacatcaCTGCATCAGCGCAGCGCTACAGAAAGATGAAACATTCCAATGACACGAGCGGGTTCTCCAACGACTCTTTCCCGTCGTCGCCGCCCCGGCCACCTTGAACATCGCCACCGGTGCTGCCGTCCGGGATGCTGGGCTCACATGCCGCGGTGACGGCGTCGTCGTCTTCCGGTGGGGAGGCGGGACGAGGAGGAGTCGCTGCCTCTTGTGCCCGCCGCGGCGAGACGCGGCCGGACGGCCTTGCCGGTACAGGCGGCTTCCGCTGCACTACGGGCGCAGTTGGGCTGGCGGCGCGGCGTGGCTCAGACGAATGCCGCTtcgccgccggcgacggcgaaCGCCGGACGGAGCGGTCCCGTGGCAcgtgccgcggcggcggcggggacgcCGACGCCCGCGCGCTGCGGGAGCGGACGCCGTAGGAGGAGGCAGCCGCGGCGGAGCggtcgcggtcgcgccgcgcTGGGCCCAGATCGGCGGAGACCGGGCGCCTCCTGGATGCTGGCTTCCTCCCCGGCGACCGCTCCGGCCCGGCCACCGAGCTGGTCGCGACCGACGACTCCGACGCCGCCTCGGACCGCTCGTCGGTGGCGAACGACAGCGACACGCAGCTGCCCGTGAGGTCGCTCACCGCGGCGTCGACGACGCTGtcctgcttcttcttcttcgcctTCTCCACTACCCGCTCGTCCGCGGCTGGGACGACGGCATTGCCGACGGGCTTGGGCTCGGCCCTCAGCTTAGCGCTCGgtgtctccgagagcacctcctTGACCGTCTCCTCCTCCGGCGAAGGCGGGTCGCGGTTCTCGGGCTCGCACCGGCGCGGGAAGGCGGAGGCCCCGGCCACCGGACGGGTCTTGCGCTTCTTGCTGAAGCAGCAGCCCATGTCTCCAGCTGCCGCGGACGCACTAAGCAGCCATCGCGGTGGCCGTGGTCTGGACCCTGCAGTGTGGAGATCAGTGAGAGCGAGAGAAGTCAGAAAGCAATGGGCGGGTTCTTGGATTCCAGCACGGGGTGCTTCTGAGCGGGAGGATGGGAGCGTGGCGTGGGGGGGACTGGTGGTCGAGTAGGTTCAGCGGGAATTGGAGAAAGTGGCCAACTAGTCTATGAAGACTGTAGTATGGTCTAGCCGGAGTAGTGGTGCTGGTGCTGCTGGGGCTGGCTGGCTTGAAACAGTAGCAACCAGGTACAGTACTATTGTCTGACATGAGTACCTGTTGATACAGTATTTAAACAGTGGCGACCTGTTTAATGGACGGAAGTTGGCGTGCATCGTGTACTTTCGTACAAAACATACCAAATCCAGTTAAACAAAATATCACTCAAAGTATTCAAATTAATGGACTTGTTAAGGATCTGCCATAGGAGTGTTGAGAGAGGCCAATGGTGCAACTTTAGCACCATCTGCATCTAAACATCACATAGTTAAAGTTAGCCGGCATCCAAACATCACTTAATTGAAGTTTAGTTCTAGGTGATCAAATATAGACCATAAAGAGCACTCCCAatgtatagttttttttttttctagatgaGAGATGGTGCAATTTAGACTCAACCATtcatgccttgtttagatgtgaaatgtttttgaaatttgctacggtagcatttttgtttgtttgtggtaaatattattcaatcatggactaactagaattaaaagattcgtctcacgatttacaggtaaattgtgtaattagtttttgttttcatttatatataatgcttcatgtatgtgctgcaagattcgatgtgatggggaatcttggaaactttttggtttttagtggaaactaaacaaggcctcaaatgCAAAGTCTCTACTTTCTATTGCCAATAAAATATAATATGTTGTCACATCAAGTTGTTAGTAAATAAAGCAAAGAAAGCTCAGTTAGATTACCCTTACAAATAGATACTACTATTTAAACTGACAAGTTTGGTTAGTCCTCTTTAGGACAACACTTGTTTGTCACAGCTATGAGAGAGAAGCACAAATGTGATGATTATAATCTCCAGCTAGCGGCCCCTGCTTACAAAAAATGGTCTTTCAGCGTTTCAAATTTcagaaaaaaaagggaaaataaGAAATGTTCCTGCACCAGATTATTTTGCCCCTAATATGGCAATGGCAACCTTATTTCAAGTTCGAAAGACGTTGACAGTTTGACACATTTCCGCTTCAACCTAGCATGGCTGTAACAGCCTAATTTCCAAGTTCATAAAATATTGAGGCATTTTTACAACAAATTTACCACCAATTCAAATGCAAACAAGAGAAGGGCTCGGAGACAAAGTGGCAGACCAGAATAGAGGCAATTTACGCCTGTTCAGATAGCTGGAAACTAGTGATTGGGGAGCCTCCTCGGATTTGGAGTGTCTTTGGTTCGACACAGCCCAGCACGTTTAGCCAACTAGTGTTTGCTTTGTGACCCAAGTTATGGCGTGCCAAACTTTGCTTAGACGGTGCTGATTCATTTTGGCGCCGTGGCTCGCCAAAAGTTTGGTGTAGTTTTTGCTTGTCATACTTGCAGCACAGCGCTGCGGCTGAGGCAAGTAGAGGCAGGAGCCAAAGAGGCCCTGGGAGATCATGATCCAATACAGCAGCACAAGGCCGGACGGACCGCTGGAGCACTCGAGCAGCACGTGTGTAGGAATACGTGACACGCGGTGCTGCTAGGGCTCTGTAGAAGAACCGCCGTGGCCTCCCCTGCCAAACTGCAAATTCCGCGTGGGAGATGGCGTGACCATAGGATCGTTTCCAGCACGGGCCAGATAAAATTTTCGGGCCAAGGAAAGTTGTTTCTAGTCCTGTCGGCCTTGTTAAGTTAATTCTGGTCCATTTAGCTGAACTCGGGTCCGTGAGGGTGTCAAGAAGAGAAAATAAACTTCCAGTCCAAGATCATTGTCTAATGCAGGCTCGGCCCACGGCGGCACTGCCAGTTTGTTCTTTCATTAAAATCCAATAGCTGA from Sorghum bicolor cultivar BTx623 chromosome 3, Sorghum_bicolor_NCBIv3, whole genome shotgun sequence encodes the following:
- the LOC8082353 gene encoding serine/arginine repetitive matrix protein 1; its protein translation is MGCCFSKKRKTRPVAGASAFPRRCEPENRDPPSPEEETVKEVLSETPSAKLRAEPKPVGNAVVPAADERVVEKAKKKKQDSVVDAAVSDLTGSCVSLSFATDERSEAASESSVATSSVAGPERSPGRKPASRRRPVSADLGPARRDRDRSAAAASSYGVRSRSARASASPPPPRHVPRDRSVRRSPSPAAKRHSSEPRRAASPTAPVVQRKPPVPARPSGRVSPRRAQEAATPPRPASPPEDDDAVTAACEPSIPDGSTGGDVQGGRGGDDGKESLENPLVSLECFIFL